In Nitrospiraceae bacterium, the following are encoded in one genomic region:
- a CDS encoding efflux RND transporter permease subunit, with product MNLVHSAIRYPVSTAVGVLLVVLFGIVALLKLPVQLAPDVEKHEVTVDTVWPGGSPHEVEREIIDEQEEQLKGVEGLEKMFSESSYGQGKVILRFPTGTNTDTALLQVSNRLNQVKEYPLEADEPVISSADTRGAAMAWFILDTLEGNPVNIETMRDFAEDIIKARFERVQGVAASNVYGGRERELRVTVDPAKLASRALTIMDLARALDQENRDYSAGDFDEGKRSYVVRTVGEYLNPQDVENVIIARRDGASVYVRDVATAHIDYKDPTVVVRQKGHPAIAINAIRQTGANVLDAMDGLREAAIELNEEILNARGFQLFQVYDETTYINRSLTLVQQNLIVGSILAISILYLFLRTGSSTLVVGLAIPISMMGTFIMLWALGRNFNVISLAGMTFAAGMLVDNSIVVLENIYRHRELGKSLFQAAYDGTVEVWGAVLASTLTTIAVFVPIVFMEEQSGQLFRDIAIAISAGVGLSLVVSMTVIPSLSARVLTTVKKSKREQAPGTRTVAGFAESGSTAGRHSWLDRIKEALGSMVYGLSGSVFWRSVTILGFTSLAILGSWALLPKAEYLPQGNRNLVIGILLPPPGYNTHEFVKMGQPIESTLSPYWDAKPGSPEEAALDGPSIANFFYVARGRSVFMGGRVNDPSRVKELIPLFRRATADLPGVIGIITQRGLFERGLGEGRNIDIEITGPELDTLVQLGVQVFGQVKGVLPEAQVRPIPSLDLGSPEVRVTVKRDRAADVQMTNQELGFTIDALVDGAKASDYQFEGDEIDLTIRGVDKYANQTQSLNSIPIYTKGGQLTTVGNIADVTLVAGPEQINHIERERSIVIQVIPPVEMALEEAMDVIRTQILGPLKESGALGRLYNVRLSGTADDLTETYDALKWNFLLAFTITYLLMAALFESFLYPLVIIFTVPFAAAGGFLGLSLVNNFIAYQPLDVLTMLGFVILIGVVVNNAILVVHQALNFMRGPEEGDSFGEESGQGLPLREAIRESVKIRVRPIMMTTLTTLFGLFPLVVSSGAGSELYRGIGSVVLGGLMVSTVFTLIVIPALFTLVVDTQRKWSESRNPQLAEQPSGGAL from the coding sequence ATGAATCTGGTTCATTCCGCCATCCGTTATCCGGTCAGCACAGCAGTGGGTGTGCTCTTAGTGGTGTTGTTCGGCATTGTGGCGTTGCTGAAGCTCCCGGTTCAATTGGCACCTGATGTGGAGAAGCATGAAGTTACCGTGGATACCGTTTGGCCCGGGGGAAGCCCGCATGAAGTCGAACGTGAAATCATCGATGAGCAGGAAGAGCAACTCAAAGGCGTCGAAGGACTGGAAAAAATGTTCAGTGAAAGTTCCTACGGTCAGGGAAAAGTCATTCTTCGATTTCCCACAGGAACGAATACGGATACCGCCTTACTCCAGGTTTCCAACCGGTTGAATCAGGTCAAGGAGTACCCGCTTGAGGCGGATGAACCCGTCATAAGCAGCGCGGATACCCGTGGGGCCGCCATGGCCTGGTTTATTTTAGACACACTGGAAGGGAATCCTGTCAACATCGAAACCATGCGGGATTTTGCAGAGGATATCATCAAAGCCCGTTTCGAACGGGTCCAGGGTGTCGCAGCTTCGAATGTTTATGGTGGTCGGGAGCGGGAGCTTCGGGTGACGGTCGATCCGGCTAAATTAGCGTCCAGAGCGTTAACCATTATGGATCTGGCTCGAGCGTTAGATCAGGAGAATAGGGATTACAGTGCCGGAGATTTCGATGAGGGTAAACGGTCGTATGTCGTACGCACGGTGGGGGAATATCTCAATCCCCAGGATGTGGAAAATGTCATCATCGCCAGGCGTGATGGGGCATCGGTGTATGTGCGGGATGTGGCGACCGCCCATATTGATTACAAGGATCCGACCGTGGTGGTGCGACAAAAAGGCCATCCAGCCATCGCAATCAACGCCATACGGCAGACCGGGGCCAATGTCTTGGACGCCATGGATGGTCTGCGCGAGGCCGCCATTGAGCTCAATGAAGAAATTTTGAATGCGCGGGGGTTTCAGTTATTTCAGGTCTATGATGAAACCACGTACATAAACCGATCCCTGACTCTTGTCCAGCAAAATTTGATCGTCGGGAGTATATTGGCGATCTCCATTTTGTATTTATTCCTCCGTACGGGCAGTAGCACCCTGGTCGTCGGTTTGGCCATTCCGATCAGCATGATGGGAACGTTTATTATGCTGTGGGCGTTGGGCCGGAATTTCAATGTCATCAGTTTAGCGGGAATGACGTTTGCTGCCGGGATGTTGGTGGATAACTCCATTGTGGTGTTGGAAAATATTTATCGTCATCGTGAATTGGGCAAATCGTTATTTCAAGCGGCATACGATGGCACTGTGGAGGTGTGGGGTGCGGTGCTGGCCAGTACCCTCACGACTATTGCCGTATTTGTTCCCATTGTGTTCATGGAAGAACAATCCGGTCAATTGTTTCGGGATATCGCTATTGCGATTAGTGCGGGAGTGGGTTTGAGTCTTGTGGTTTCGATGACGGTGATACCATCCTTGTCTGCACGGGTGTTAACCACGGTGAAAAAGTCCAAAAGGGAGCAGGCACCGGGTACGAGGACTGTCGCGGGATTCGCGGAGAGTGGTTCGACGGCGGGACGGCATTCCTGGTTGGATCGTATCAAAGAGGCCTTGGGTTCTATGGTGTATGGTTTGAGTGGCAGTGTCTTCTGGCGAAGTGTGACGATTCTGGGATTCACTTCTCTTGCGATACTGGGAAGCTGGGCTTTGTTACCGAAGGCGGAGTATCTTCCTCAGGGAAACCGGAATCTTGTCATTGGCATTCTGCTGCCTCCTCCGGGGTATAACACTCACGAATTTGTCAAAATGGGACAGCCGATTGAATCGACCCTAAGCCCCTATTGGGATGCAAAGCCCGGTTCCCCGGAGGAGGCCGCTTTGGATGGCCCCAGTATTGCCAATTTTTTCTATGTGGCACGGGGGCGATCCGTCTTTATGGGCGGTCGAGTAAATGATCCGAGCCGCGTGAAAGAATTGATCCCCCTGTTTCGTCGAGCGACGGCGGACCTTCCGGGTGTGATTGGGATCATCACACAACGCGGCCTGTTCGAGCGTGGCTTGGGCGAGGGTCGAAATATCGATATTGAGATCACCGGGCCGGAGTTGGACACGCTTGTTCAGTTAGGTGTTCAGGTGTTTGGTCAGGTGAAAGGGGTGCTCCCCGAGGCACAGGTCAGACCCATTCCCAGTTTGGATTTGGGCAGTCCGGAAGTCCGGGTGACCGTCAAGCGGGATCGTGCGGCGGATGTGCAAATGACGAATCAGGAGCTCGGATTTACCATTGATGCCCTGGTCGATGGGGCAAAGGCCAGTGATTATCAATTTGAGGGAGATGAGATTGATCTTACGATTCGTGGTGTCGATAAATATGCCAACCAGACCCAGTCGCTCAATTCCATTCCGATTTATACCAAAGGCGGTCAATTGACGACGGTTGGCAATATTGCCGATGTCACATTAGTCGCGGGCCCGGAACAAATTAATCATATCGAACGGGAACGATCCATTGTAATTCAGGTGATCCCGCCGGTTGAGATGGCGCTGGAAGAGGCGATGGATGTGATTCGAACGCAAATCCTCGGGCCATTGAAAGAAAGCGGGGCGTTAGGACGCTTGTATAATGTGCGCCTGTCGGGGACGGCCGATGATCTTACCGAAACCTATGATGCGTTAAAATGGAATTTTCTGCTGGCCTTTACCATTACCTACCTCCTGATGGCCGCGTTGTTTGAAAGTTTTCTCTATCCTCTAGTCATTATTTTTACGGTGCCGTTTGCCGCAGCCGGTGGATTCCTGGGGCTTTCTCTGGTCAATAATTTTATCGCCTATCAACCATTGGATGTGCTGACCATGTTAGGCTTTGTCATTCTCATCGGCGTGGTGGTCAATAATGCCATTCTGGTGGTGCACCAGGCTTTAAATTTCATGAGGGGACCGGAAGAGGGGGATTCGTTTGGAGAAGAGTCGGGACAAGGATTGCCTCTTCGGGAAGCCATTCGTGAATCCGTTAAAATCCGTGTCCGGCCGATTATGATGACGACACTCACGACGCTCTTTGGGCTCTTTCCGCTTGTGGTCTCATCCGGAGCGGGCTCCGAGCTGTATCGAGGTATCGGAAGTGTGGTGCTGGGCGGCCTCATGGTCTCCACAGTGTTCACTCTTATTGTTATTCCCGCATTGTTTACCCTGGTCGTTGATACGCAACGCAAGTGGTCAGAAAGCAGAAATCCTCAATTGGCTGAACAGCCATCGGGCGGCGCATTGTAA